Genomic DNA from Acomys russatus chromosome 24, mAcoRus1.1, whole genome shotgun sequence:
GCCTCTGCGCCTGGCTGAACCGGCAGAACTGCGGCCGGACTCcggaggatggagggaagaacGAGGCTGTCACCGGCAGCCTAGCCAGCCCACGGCGGGCCTGCGAGTCAGCAGACTCCCTTATTGTTTCATATTTATAAAGTCTTTACCTTGAAGGTTAAAAGAtgtgaagaagaaaggaggggacttggtggggggagtgggaagaAAATCTTTTAAGCCTCTATCTATCCCTTTTCTACCTCCTCAAGCTCTCCCTCCCCCGGTGTTGGTAAAATAACCACGCAACCCGGGGCTGAGGGGGCGGGGTGAGCCAGGCTGGAGTGTAAGAAAGCAGATGTCCCTGCTGGCAGCAGCCTCAGCCTCCGGGGAAAgctgcacggggggggggggggggggcatcccgAGGACATTCACCTCCCACTTCTCAGGCATCCCGCTCACAACTGCCTCGCCTCGGCAGGGGTGGTTTTTTCCTCCCCAAGACTCAACGTTTTGCGCCTGTAGCTTTCTTACCTGGGAGCTCTTCTTACCCGGCCAGCTTAGAAGCCCAGAGGCCAGCCCTGACACCGCACAGTAATACGACAGAGGGGCAGACCTGGACGGTGTCCACTCTACCTTTTGAGCTGCGCTCTGGCTCCTCCGCAAGGAGGACAGAAGCCCCCGCCCCTCGGGTGGCCCAATAGGGTCTCTGCCTTAAGAAGTTGTAGCTTGGGGTACTGCTGGAATCTTAAATTTCCACCTTACTAAATGTGGTGAGGACAGAAGACGGTAGTGGACCACTCTGAGTCACTTTCTGGGATACAGAGTTCTTGGTTGTCAGTGAAGATGTCCattgtgtgagagagggggaaaaacccCCTTTTTGATAGGTAGTGGGATATATTCTGACTAGTACATACTGGGAAGtttcgagtgtgtgtgtgtgtgtgtgtgtgtgtgtgtgtgtgtgtgtgtgtgtgtgtgtgtatgtgtgtgatggagggacagaaggaagaaaagatccTTTGGATAATTGTCTAGGCATTTCCATTCAGCCTAGTGGCAATGGCAAAGATGTACATGCCTCAGAACCCTTCACAGTGCATACCTAATAATCGCTATGTCACCTTGGTGAGGAAGATGTCAATGTGATGTGCTTGGCACCTTGAGAAGTCGAGGTACCACTCTCATTCTtccactgggcacagtggcctcCTCAAATTCCCCCATGCTAAACCCTCCAGTACGAGACATTGCTCAAGGACAGTTATATTTCTGTTGAAAGCTACAAGTCAATGCTTACTTCATAAAATGGAAGCCCTATATcaaccatttttaaaaactgggggCAGAAGGGGGTGAGAAGAAAAGCCCCAAAGGCAAGAATCGTGAAGGATGAAGTCTCGTTTTAAACAATTCTGTAGCACTGCATACTTGGTACTCTTTCTCAGACATCTCCAGTGGCCATCAATCAGGCTGCTAACAATGAATAGCAAATTTCTCAACAAGAATTTGAACATTTCTAatctaaattaataaatatggaTTCTCCTTACaggcttttatatttgtttccaaaaaaaaagagaaaaaaattagaatgcTTAGTTTGaaagatcattttaaaatttagtgaCCTATTAATGTGTAATAAACGCTATCAGACATGAATTTTATGAATGTTCCTCAAATGTGATTtatttctcagaaacaaaaaacacttttaatAATCACAACATAAGAAGTAATTATAATATTTAACTCAGTTAAGCATGCATCTATACACATAGTAAAATCTAAAACCGTGTAttatttaaaacatgattttaaatgtttaaataattttcacTGGGGGACAAATGTCTGATTCGATATTTACTTAGATTATATTGTCTACTATTCTCTGTAAgttacatatgtattttaaaggaatattaCCTGTagcatacataattaaaaattcaagtgaaattCTATACACAGTACCCTATAAACATTTGAAATCACCAAATTTAATAGATCTCAGGGGAGTCAAACAATAAGCTTAggtatttaaaacataaattataattatataactcTGTAAGTCACATGCATAATTTTGAGTTGGGGTAATAACAGTGTAAACATGAATATAATGAATTATAGTCTTTCACAAAATGATCTCTTAAAAGAAAGTAACAAGTTCAGAGAAAATTCAAGTAGCTATGACACTGAATTTCTTTTACAAACAATCTTAAATTTAGCTTACAAGCCAGCATTCTCTAGTATGTGACGTGCCTCTTTTCAATGTGATTTAAGTCTCCCCATTAAAATGTGTATTAAGATGGCGAAGGAAATCCCCTCTGGATGTGATGGATGGTGGGAAAAGCTCTTGACAGAATTCACACACTTGAGGTTTAAGAAGCTCCGAGTCTGAACCACTTAATACCACTAAGTCAGTATCTTGGTTAAGAAAAGGCTTCCAAAAAGGCtgcaggaaacaaataaaaacatcttttgttATCTATGTTTAAAATCAATTTGCATTAAATTTCAAATCCAAATATTTGAATGATTTTTGTATGAGCTTCTATCTGAAATTCCCTAATGTGAAAGCAGATTTCTTTTCCACAGTGGGAACAACTTAATCATACACTCCTGAATTTTATctttacacatttaaaattacTGCATCTTAACAGCGGCAGTCATTAATATTCAGTTATATTAATGGCAACAGTTTTGGAACAAAGGGCAATACTAGACATTATTAAGTTCTGTAGTTTCAACTTTACAAGAAGAACCTTAAATGTTATGGTCTTTAATGGTACATGTGCAAAGCAGTTTTATTAAAGGcaattcaaaatacaaataaacaaattacataTAATCAGTATTCTGAATTCTTAAGAAAGtttcttttaaactaaaaaattaaaatattaaatcactTAATAAAACCTACCCTGAGACACATTCATTTGACTTCTTATTTTACTTCTGCTTTATAGTTTGGCCTTACTCTTTGATGCAAATGGATAAAATGAAGCCTGTCAGTAACTACCCAATTAAAGaactataaaaaattataatttaagagAACCATCTCCATTGTATTTATTgggaaataaaaccttttaaatatctttttaaacaaatctataatatatataagtataataGTAATGTTTAATAGAAATGATAttgacaaaaaatattttttcctgaacCTTTTAAGtcagattataaaaaaaaaaaaaaatgtatccttaCCTAAACACAGGTAAATTATCCTGACAGAGGTAGAGGCACCTCAAAAAACCATTTAAAGAGACTCCTTTGTGCTTCAATTACTAATAAGTTTTTAATGAAACACAGCTCAGTTCAGCACCAGACAGTTTTTATGCACTTTAAGTCATTCTAGTTTGCTAAGTATTTACATAACATAGTATTGCTAATCAAAGTATCTGGGTTTCAAAGTATCACTATCTAATAGTTAGCACTGCAGGATAGTGATATTAACATGTAAGCTTTGCTTAGGTAGCATGACACATTCAAGTACTAGTACAAATGCCTTACAGTGTGGACTCAGTTTGTTTTCATGAGAACTGACTGATGCCACAAAACTaagaatattcaaaataaatgtcATACATTTGGGGCAAAGTAATTTTTTGTTGAAAAATTTCCCTGATGAAAAGCAGTAATAATTGAAAGTGTATAAATAGAAATTAGTTAAAAGTTAACAAGATTCAAGTGTTACACTCTAATGCAAAACTGTCATGTCTAGCAATAAAACTATTACAGATATTTTTACTAAGATTTATAAAACAGCAAGAAATTAGCTTAAAAGTGAGCCAGTTCCTAAATTTAGTAAGCCAGTCTTCCACTGACAATTTACTTTTTCAATTTGACATTAGTGGCTTTTGGTTCAGATTGTTCTTGGAATTTATTTGGAACCCCAATTACTGACGCAgcaaaagtaaaaaaggaaaatcacagaGAACAAAAATAAGCCGAGGACATATATTTTAGTCTTTGCTATGAAAGCAGAAGTGAAAAATACATATCCAGTAATAATGAttaatataaagtaaaaacaaaatataaccatAACTTCCCTTCTTACTGTCTGTGAGCAATTCAGGAATCGTATTTATGAGTTTCATTAATATAAGAGAGTCATGCTTACAAAGacccatttaaaataaatatttttgcaacCGAAAACTAACATGGCCTTTAAATCTAAtcaatttctttgctttttctgccAAAATATCAATTATCTAACCTTATGCCCCATGTCTTGTGACAGCTCAACACCAATTCTCTTGCATTTTTAAAGCTGAATACTTTTCCATCAAGTTGTAATCACATACCAGCTGTTTCCCTTGCTGCACTATAGAAAGTGAATGTACAATGCAGGGTGCCATCTACTGAAACATGACGCACACACTGACTAGTAAAAGAACAAGCGAGAGAGATAATGGAGGGACAGTAGCAAGCATTAGAACTGATGCGGTTCACAGCTCCACAGGAATTCCACTTGCAATAAATGAAATTGTTTAATTGTTTCATTTGGTAGCAGCCATAGCTGAGACCATAATGTGAAATAAGGTACAGGGTAGAACACAAGAGAGTTAATAATTAAGACCTGTCAGAATCCCTAGTTTTACCCACTACTAAAGCATACTGCAGCTTGACTATTGCTTCCTTACAGACTGTTTAAAAAAACCTGTAAGTTCTAAAAAATACTTAAAGCCAaaggtatttttttaatctgaaagaaaatcaaatgtttgAAAGTTctaatgagaattttttttcacaagcttctattattttaacatttatacaCTTTCATTTGCCTTCAGGAATTAAACAAAACTTTTTCCTCCTTAACAAAAAGAATCTTTCTGTGAAAGAACCTGAATCTGAAAGACAGGGTGGTAGGAGTAGCCTCTTGAGCTATCAAGTCTTTGTGCTTCTCACAAACAGCAGCAGAGAAGACATTGACTAAAGCGTTCTCATGCAGAGATTACGTGAGAAATGTGTAAGGATGTCTGTTTAGTATCAGCTTAGCAAACAAACTAAACCCCACAGACCTGTGGACTGCTGAAATTGAGACTGTAACAGAAGCAGGCTGAATGACAgttcattttgaatttttggtGTAATTATCTACCTGGAAAATTATACgttattatgtgtatatgcacaagcttttaaaatatttgttcacaTTACTAAATTTAATTAAGCATCCACTAGAACGCTGATGTAAACACACTGTGATTGAAGAAAACTGCACAAGTAAAGCCATGCCATCAATATCACGGTAGAGCTTTATCGTATTCAATTTAATATTCATGTCCTTTAGTAGAGAACTTACATATTTTACTGAGAGCCTCAATTCTGGATAGtcattcatttaaaatagttGGCTAATGACTTCAAAGAGATTCGTATCTGTGCATGTATGACAaaatgtgtgttcacacagaATAGAATATTTGCTAATGCAAAACAGTTACCTGCTGCGGTCCTCGGACAGCTTTTCCTGGGGAGTCCAGGGAGGGACAAGGTGCATCGGGTGGGTCTTGAAGTGGGAATGTATTTACATAGAACACATTATGGTCTCCAGCTGGCAAACATGGAGCTCTAAgatttgagggttttgttttgtcagttgtttttagtttttgtataGCTGAAGTTATAGGGTCAATTCTCTGAATTTCAAATAAAGTTTCCTCTGTTTTAACAAAATTTCCTGGGttgtctctgacttccatattAAATTTGTCCTGGCACACTGCCTCAGGTGTGGTAGGAGTGAGGATGTCTGGCGTCTCTGGAGTGCTATGTAGAAAAGTAGAGTCGTTGTCCATAGGTGGAAACTTGACATTGAACTTAGAAAGTGATTCAAAAGAAGTATCTTCCTCCTCTCGGCCCAGGCCTCTTGGTGTAACAGATGTGATGCACGGCACACCTCTATTTATATCATCTTTAGCCTGGGGCTTAAACAGCTcttcttgtttatctgttttatCAGTACACTGTATAGgcacagaacactgtgtatcTGCAGGAAAAAGGATACAAAAGGGAAATAGTCACATTTAAATCATTGAAAGAAATTGTTGAACCAGTTGTAGGCAGAGGACTATTgttttttctgttggtttttatAGCAACTGAAGACAATGTTTTATGTTTGCTACCATCTTGGGTGAAGATAACAGCAGTCCTTGCAGGTAAACTGACACAGTGTTCAGGCTGCAACTTAATTGCTTTGTCTTCTAggtcttcctctgtaagctttgTATCCTTTTCTCAGTTACACTGTTTTACACTTAAAAAACACTAGCTTGtagcatatatatttaattactttGTAACAGAAGCTACTTAGACAAGTAAGTTTAAaagggaatacacacacacacacacacacacacacacacaaataattagggcatttattatttactatataAAGTAGTTAATTCATTTAGCTTAGTACCAGCATTACTGGTTATTAAGTACACCTTTAATCACTTTAGTTACTGTCTACACTCAGAGGCCATGGGAAGGAGCAGTGGTGTCAGGGTCAGGATAAAATCAGACAGTGGAGGCAAAAGAGGTTGACACTTTAAGGGATTAAATGTGAATATGGCTCAATGTATTGGTGCACTCCTTTAGTCTcagaacttaggaggctgaggtaggtgggtctcagtgagttataggacagcctggtcaacagaacaaattCAAGGATAGCTATGGCTATATGGAAAGactcttatcttaaaaaaaaaaaaaaagaagaataaaaaaaaaaagagagaaaactgaaactgtgtatatgtaattttctcatctttaacATGCAGATGTGAAGTGGGCTCCTGAGCTGCTTTAGTGCATTCGTCTAGAAGCTAATTCTCCAACATGATCTCTAGGTTGCAGTCAGATGCTGACAATGGGGACttctgaggaagcagagatgcAGCTACAGGGACCACAGCAAATTATATGGAGATACGAGCGGTTAAGAACAGACAAGAAATTGGCAAATGCTGGGTGTATGGGAGGaggcaagcaaaacaaaaatgcagacTTACGAATTCAGAAAACACCACAATActgagctagaaagatggctcagtggggagacTATGTATGCCCTTCTAGAGGACtgaagttcagttcctagaacccacacagGGTGGCTCAAAACACctcttaactccagctccaggggatcctatATCCCAGGCCTTCATGGGCAACCCACATTCATGCACATAGTTACACAcacatgattaaaattaaaatttaaaagcaaacaaacaaaaggccacaGTGTAATAAAGGGCCAGCAAAAGCTATGTTTCATAataccaaactaaaccaaaccacaCCCGACAATTACCAAAGCACTGCTCATGTTTATGATCCTGAGatactggaaaaaacaaaattaggctTCACAATATCACTTCAAGAAGCCAATGTGCTGTGTAGTGTATCCGGCTGGttgcttttgtctttgagaccgggtctctggaagctcaggctggcctggaacttactatgtaggtgAGGTTAGCGctggactcctgatcctcctgattCCACCGCCCatgggctggaattacaggtgtgcaataatatattttattaggtGGGTAAATAGTCATTAGTGAAGTCACACATTCATAAATGAAGACTTCACTAATGGAGCAGGCGTAAGAAGAGTACAGGGTATACACAGCACCTTCCACAGTCTGTGTTAGTAGGCATCCAACAAATGCTAACTTCTTTATATCCCTTTGATCTTTGGGGCCTTTTGACACTTATATGCTTTCTGTTTGAATATGATATGTAGTACAGTGCCCCCAGCTTCCTTCTGTAACATTACATACAAATACACTCTCTCAGACTACCTCATCATGGTACCCAGGTTGACTCTAAACTCTCagtcctccagccccagcctgcgAGTGCTGTGCTTATGGGCACTGACTGCATGGCTCTTCCATGATCGTAGGTGCTCTGAGGACTGAACACTCATATTTACAAGTAGACTCTCCTTCCCCCATTAAAGCAGGTTTCTATGGCATCTAAAACCACTTTTTTGCTCCCTGTCCTACCGTCTGCCTGGCACACATGATACTGTATCTTTTCCTCAGAGGTTCTAGGATTAAACCTACATTTACTAGATATCCTGTCTGTTATTAGGAACAGTATAGGAACTGAGACCAAACGCAATTGTTTTGCTGGATTTCTTTGACCTCTGAGGAAGATAAAAGTCCATTCCCTCTCAAGTAGTCATTTTTCTTGGCAGTAGTCCTGAGGGTGGCAGGAAATGTTAGGAAACAGGAATATAATTCTGTAATACCTGAGAAGGAATACCTTCTCAAATGATTTTTCACGAGAACAGGGTAAATGCTTCAGAATCTGCAGCTGCTGCTAATGGCAACAACGGTTGACACTGATAGCACTTCATGTGCTGTGCACTAACTGTGGTATGTACATTAATTCACTTAGTCCTCAGAGTAACAGGAACTTAGGCACTATTAGTATCCCTAATTTACGTGTGAAGGAAAGGATAGGAGAGGTAAGCTCCATGGCTACTTCCCAGGTGGTGCAGCTAGTGAGTGCTCAATCTGGCACGAGAGCCCAGGCAGTCAGCTCCACAGTGTTCTCAGAACCACTGTGCTAAACTCAACATGCTGGTTTCTACTGACAGGACTCCTCAAGCTGATGAAATTGCTTGGCATGACTTTCTTAACAGTTGACCTAATCTccattcaaagaaaacaaagagatatCAAATGGCTGTAATAGGTAggcatgtattttcttttgtaataGCTAGGTCGCATACAATCTTAGCCATATTAAAGTGACTTGACTTAATCCTATGACCACTAGAAGTCTGAgcttagaaaaatgaaacaaagtccTCAGAAACACTTGCCACCACACTGAGAGCCAATGAGCATGCAGCTTTTGTAATGtgtttgtttcaaaaacaaaggaaaaccgGTAAAATGAAGAATATTTAGATTTCCAAATATACATATAGGCTATTTAGACTGTTTTTGTAAATTGTCATGAATATTGCCAAAAGAGTTGATGATTGACTATACCTAATCCTACATTCTTCTGTTCTAAAAGCCAGTGAAATGGGACCTTGCTTTTAGACCAGTTACCTTCCCCTGAGAAGATACTTGTTTAAGCATACAGTTCCACCCCTAGCCTTTCTCAGGGTTATTGCCCTGAGTGAATGACCTGAAGAGGCATGGTAATGACACACGGTTCTGGAAGCCGTGCACAGGTGTCTGTTTCTAAACTGTATCTTCATTCTCTGCCCCTAATATACAGTAGCAGATAGTATAGAGCCAGACTGTCAGGGCgtaatatttaacattttgtgttttgtttggacCAAGCAAAGCTTTACTCAATTTAATACAGATAGATCTAAAGCATTTCAAGAGCagttttttacttattatttgtgaGACGGTTAATATACAGCACAAGAGCAATGTTAGGAAACTGCTTTAGTGGGGAAGAAATTGCAGTTAAGCACTCAGTGGTCAGGTTGACAGATACATACTAAGAGTTAGACTTAAGCAATTTAAAAGTGGTCAAAGTATTAAATAATTGATAATGGATTatgttctctgtgtaacaaagagTATATCACTATTACAATGTTTTGATAAGATGTTGATATTCAAAGAACACACTTATGAATTCTAGATACAGCTAGCCTATTTTAGGTGAAACTGCTGATTTCTAGTATCTTTAGTCTGTGTAGAAGATCAGTTTCTCATGAACATTACAAAAATTAAGATGGAGAAATGAAcaggttcttgtttttgtttgtttgtttgttgagaaggCAGGAAGATAAGCAGAGGGGAAACACAAATTATATCTACCTGCAAAGGAGATTTACCTCTCCCCTCAACACAATGCACCACTCTTCTGGAAATAGATGCTAGTAGCAGTGAAACGAGAACTTACactatcaatattttaaatgccGTGATGTGAGAGCTGTGGAAAAACAGGATCTTCAATTAAGGACATGGTAGTCATCATTGCCACCACGTCTGTCAGTGAAAACTGTAAACCATGTGCTTGGGAACTGCCGGTAGGATAGCCCAAATCACAGGGGTAAGAAGAGAATCTGTCATGCTCAACGgccactttctttccttttgtttactGAAGCATCTGGATGCTAGACccaatttctgtttttttgttacTAATAATTAACTACTGAAACAGCTACCAAGATGCTAGTCTAGAGcttaaaaaccaaataatcaaacaaataactaaaacaaataaagacccccaaaacaaacaaacaaacaaacaaacaacactgcATAAACACGCTGCTCAGCCTACGATTCCAGCACTTGGTGACTGGCAGGTGGactgctgcaagtttgaggccagcccagctgACATTCTGAGTCCCATGTCTCAGACTGCAGGCTCAGACCCTAcctcaataaaatcagaaacccAATGTGTGTGCAAAACAGATGATCCCACgtgtttttttcctctcaatttttattttgtgctgcCAAGAGAACTGCTTCTCAGGAAATATGCATTTCATGCTTTTATTCTTGAATTAGATTACCAGAAACTGTAAGTAGCATTTAATAATACTTAAGGCAAAATTTAGTTAAAAGCTGTGATTTTTATAAGTCATCATAATGTTGTAACAACTTATTATAAATAAGTTACCTTATATATGGTATGCTTTAAGGTCATTTACTGACATGTGAGTTAATGTTTAATATGACCCCCAAATAGATATGTGTCCTATCTTTTTCAAGATGGTACTTCTCATTAAGCCAATTTATATAGCACCATATACAATCAAGACAGTAATAAGACAGGAATCGTATAATATACATTACAAAATTTAATAGCATATATTTATTCAAGTATAAAGAGCAAGGTACAGATTCTTAGATGTTCATAAGCACTTGAAAGTATTTTTATACTGAAAGTTAAATCAATTTCAACCAGTACAATTAAAATTACTACATGACAAAGTAAATCTTACCAGTAGCAATATCTGGTATATTAAGCTTGCTTAAGTGGTCTTTCTGTGCTTTTGCTAGCAAGCATATCCTGTGAAATTCTTCTTTAAGGTCCCAGAAAGTCTTTTCTATATTATCCCTAAAAAcaaatcagtattttaaaatgtaaggttATAACTTCAAATGATTTTTATTGTGATTAAATATACACAACATAACTTTTATAAACCACAGaattatcaaaaaattaaaatttaaatttgtagaAAATATCCTACAAACAATTCTAATATTTGAAAAGCTAGGCATAAAGCCAGTACTAAATCATAAATGTACTTCAAGTTACCGTATCTACTTATTCATATGTAACACTGATGTTCTCTCTAAACATTGTAGATAAGAATATTAATTATTCTTTACTGGTTCATTCCAGGATTCATCCGTCAAGCAATAAAGCCACAGTAAGGGCTTGTTGAAACAGGGAGCCACTAGAGAATCCAGCCTTTTAGATCTAGGTCTGTTTGTAACTATGTGCCATAGGTTAGGTAATTTTCACATGTGGGTCCACTCCAGTAATTAAGAatcaagtatttttcttttacaatggttaaaaaaatacacatgcaaaatagtgtatattttaatatttataagctCTGAGTTGGCAAAGAAGGATGTAGAACCACCTTTCATGATGTAAAGGGGCACTGAGGTCCTTTGAGGTTTCTCTTCCAGAAGAAACTTCTTGTCTTCTCCCCTTAAGATG
This window encodes:
- the Tank gene encoding TRAF family member-associated NF-kappa-B activator — its product is MDRNIGEQLNRAYEAFRQACMDRDSAIRELQQKTENYEQRIREQQEQLSFQQTLIDKLRSQLLLVDSTRDNSYGYVPLLEDRERKKNNLTLDEPHDKVKLGTLRDKQSKGRRQEVSSGRETSKDLSAPLHHERDNIEKTFWDLKEEFHRICLLAKAQKDHLSKLNIPDIATDTQCSVPIQCTDKTDKQEELFKPQAKDDINRGVPCITSVTPRGLGREEEDTSFESLSKFNVKFPPMDNDSTFLHSTPETPDILTPTTPEAVCQDKFNMEVRDNPGNFVKTEETLFEIQRIDPITSAIQKLKTTDKTKPSNLRAPCLPAGDHNVFYVNTFPLQDPPDAPCPSLDSPGKAVRGPQQPFWKPFLNQDTDLVVLSGSDSELLKPQVCEFCQELFPPSITSRGDFLRHLNTHFNGET